The following coding sequences lie in one Arachis ipaensis cultivar K30076 chromosome B05, Araip1.1, whole genome shotgun sequence genomic window:
- the LOC110262759 gene encoding uncharacterized protein LOC110262759 translates to MALSDHPEGEFISSKTNKEFRVEDYPSFIPFIDRKKLTSHPYIFAPVCHSGHWWLWLINTTKRKCHILDPLHKKAPSEERKQINKFTGYVFSRLRAYAGGEPLQKDEKEKEIKASYVKISGQKTSYDCTIYVMKWLELIEPENIKKGKYKWDNWKQEEVDHYRVEYASRILFSEMNKQRDRAIRESSSIRLSKPSSVLLSLFCQINSADIETV, encoded by the exons ATGGCACTTTCGGATCACCCAGAGGGGGAATTCATATCATCGAAAACGAATAAGGAattcagggtggaagactacccgagttttattcccttcatagatagaaaaaaattaacttcgcatccatat atttttgcacctgtttgcCACTCGGGGCATTGGTGGTTATGGCTGATAAATACAACAAAGCGGAAATGTCatatacttgacccgctacacaaaAAAGCTCCAAGCGAAGAGAGAAAGCAGattaataaattcact GGATATGTATTTTCAAGATTGAGAGCATATGCCGGCGGGGAACCTCTGCAGAAAGACGAGAAGGAGAAGGAAATTAAAGCATCATATGTTAAAATATCAGGCCAAAAAacaag CTATGACTGCACTATCTACGTTATGAAGTGGCTTGAGTTAATTGAGCCGGAAAACATTAAAAAGGGGAAGTATAAATGGGATAATTGGAAACAG gaggaggtggaccactatagagtggaGTATGCTTCCCGGATACTATTCAGTGAGATGAATAAACAGAGAGATCGGGCAATTAGAGAGAGTAGTTCTATAAGGCTGTCGAAGCCATCCTCTGTATTATTGAGTCTGTTTTGTCAGATAAATTCTGCTGATATAGAAACTGTGTAA